In Arthrobacter sp. StoSoilB5, one genomic interval encodes:
- a CDS encoding phage tail sheath subtilisin-like domain-containing protein produces the protein MANYQAPGVYVQEVPSGARAIGQVNTSIAAFVGVAPDQDALVDELRVLDNWTQFVDQYVGKASAGTPLSNAVYGFFSNGGSRCYVVNIGANGSLTGTAAKPTGLTLFEAVDDISMVAAPGFADAESYAALQAHVEHPLRQDRMAIMDTVEKVDDVGALTRAATSGVPVGARDTDAGEEGTTADRDSGDSGSADAPEAADAGDSPPSSASSGSPVSSDVPDWPDSTRPPASRSADADTEAGEQQDLGAPQSPGGYTALYFPWIVMIDPVSGKKVTQPPSGHIAGVWARVDSTRGVHKAPANEPIQGAIDLVRRVSRGEQEVLNPAGVNCIRYFPGEGIRIWGARTKAPEASEYRYVNVRRLTNMIKESVADGTRWVVFEPNDHTLWKSIRRDIGAFLTNVWRDGALLGTTPQQAFFVKCDEETNPPEVRDAGQVVTLIGIAPVKPAEFVIFKLMQSADNTSETESAGA, from the coding sequence ATGGCGAACTATCAGGCGCCAGGCGTTTATGTTCAGGAAGTGCCCAGCGGCGCACGCGCCATCGGGCAGGTCAACACCAGCATCGCAGCATTCGTAGGCGTGGCTCCGGACCAGGACGCCTTGGTGGATGAGCTCCGTGTGCTGGACAACTGGACGCAGTTCGTGGACCAATATGTCGGCAAAGCGAGCGCGGGCACACCGCTCTCCAACGCTGTTTACGGCTTCTTCTCAAACGGAGGGAGCCGTTGTTATGTGGTGAACATTGGGGCGAATGGCAGTCTGACGGGTACAGCGGCGAAGCCCACTGGCCTCACGTTGTTCGAGGCAGTGGACGACATCTCCATGGTGGCAGCTCCTGGATTCGCAGATGCGGAATCCTACGCGGCGCTCCAGGCGCACGTGGAGCACCCGCTCCGCCAGGACCGCATGGCCATCATGGACACCGTGGAGAAAGTAGACGACGTCGGGGCGCTCACGAGGGCCGCGACGTCGGGCGTTCCGGTGGGTGCGCGGGATACGGACGCCGGGGAAGAAGGCACGACGGCGGACCGCGACTCGGGTGACTCTGGCTCGGCAGACGCACCGGAGGCAGCGGACGCCGGCGACAGCCCGCCGTCGTCGGCTTCCTCTGGCTCCCCGGTATCCTCGGACGTACCCGACTGGCCCGATTCAACCCGGCCCCCGGCGAGCCGCTCGGCTGATGCGGATACGGAGGCAGGCGAGCAGCAAGACCTCGGCGCCCCGCAATCCCCCGGCGGCTACACGGCCCTTTATTTCCCGTGGATCGTGATGATCGATCCCGTCTCCGGCAAAAAGGTGACGCAGCCGCCGTCGGGCCATATCGCGGGGGTGTGGGCGCGCGTTGACTCCACCCGCGGCGTCCACAAGGCGCCAGCCAACGAGCCCATCCAGGGCGCGATCGACCTCGTGCGGCGGGTCAGCCGGGGCGAGCAGGAGGTCCTGAACCCTGCCGGCGTGAACTGCATCCGGTACTTCCCGGGCGAGGGCATCCGGATTTGGGGCGCCCGGACCAAGGCTCCCGAGGCCAGTGAATACCGATACGTGAACGTGCGGCGCCTGACCAACATGATCAAGGAGTCGGTGGCGGACGGGACACGCTGGGTGGTGTTCGAGCCCAACGACCACACGCTGTGGAAGTCGATCCGGCGCGACATCGGCGCATTCCTGACCAACGTGTGGCGGGATGGCGCCCTGCTGGGGACTACTCCTCAACAAGCTTTCTTCGTGAAGTGTGACGAAGAAACCAACCCTCCAGAGGTCCGCGATGCCGGGCAAGTGGTCACGCTGATCGGGATCGCACCCGTGAAACCGGCCGAGTTCGTGATCTTCAAGCTCATGCAATCGGCGGACAACACCAGTGAGACAGAGAGCGCAGGAGCCTGA
- a CDS encoding phage tail protein — MTTPTPAAQPGNVVDPYRAYNFKLVIQGVVQGHFTKVEGLGLKIDRILYRSGGENSTVRVIPGQVEYTPVTLKYGLTDSTEMLQWLFKAVDGKVERRNVSIAMLNDAGSVEVRRWNLLGAWPCDWFGAPLDALGKDLAIESLSIAYDRLELDDARAPVA; from the coding sequence ATGACAACCCCAACGCCTGCCGCCCAGCCCGGCAACGTGGTGGACCCGTACCGGGCCTACAACTTCAAACTCGTTATCCAAGGCGTGGTCCAGGGGCACTTCACCAAAGTGGAGGGCCTCGGGCTGAAGATCGACCGCATCCTCTACCGCTCCGGCGGCGAAAACAGCACAGTGCGGGTCATTCCAGGACAGGTGGAATACACGCCGGTGACTTTGAAGTATGGGCTCACGGACTCCACCGAAATGCTGCAATGGCTCTTCAAAGCAGTGGACGGCAAAGTCGAGCGGCGCAACGTCTCCATCGCCATGCTCAACGACGCCGGCTCGGTGGAAGTCCGGCGCTGGAACTTGCTCGGGGCCTGGCCATGCGACTGGTTCGGCGCACCCCTTGACGCCCTGGGCAAGGACCTCGCCATCGAATCGCTCAGCATCGCGTACGACCGCCTGGAGCTCGACGATGCCCGCGCTCCCGTCGCCTGA